Proteins encoded within one genomic window of Corynebacterium aurimucosum:
- the nrdF gene encoding class 1b ribonucleoside-diphosphate reductase subunit beta gives MSHEYDDYIASHEAPVKAINWNTIPDEKDLEVWDRLTGNFWLPEKVPVSNDIPSWKTLTEKEQETTMRVFAGLTLLDTIQGTVGAVSLLPDAVTPHEEAVYTNIAFMESVHAKSYSNIFMTLASTPMINDAFRWSEENENLQRKAKIVMSYYEGDNPLKKKVASVLLESFLFYSGFFLPMHFSSRAKLTNTADIIRLIIRDEAVHGYYIGYKFQQGYKELSEPEQEELKGYAFDLLYDLYENEIDYTEDLYDELGWTEDVKRFLRYNANKALNNLGFEGLFPADETRVSPAILSSLSPNADENHDFFSGSGSSYVIGKAEETTDDDWDF, from the coding sequence GTGTCTCACGAGTACGACGATTACATCGCTAGCCACGAGGCTCCGGTGAAGGCAATTAACTGGAATACCATTCCGGATGAGAAGGATCTTGAGGTGTGGGATCGCCTGACCGGTAACTTCTGGCTCCCGGAGAAGGTTCCGGTGTCCAACGACATCCCGAGTTGGAAGACGCTGACGGAGAAGGAGCAGGAGACCACCATGCGCGTCTTCGCTGGCCTCACCCTGCTCGATACCATTCAGGGCACCGTGGGTGCGGTCTCGCTGCTTCCCGACGCCGTCACGCCCCACGAGGAGGCCGTGTACACCAACATCGCCTTTATGGAGTCCGTCCACGCGAAGTCCTACTCCAATATCTTTATGACGCTGGCGTCGACCCCCATGATCAACGACGCCTTCCGCTGGTCTGAGGAGAATGAAAACCTCCAGCGCAAGGCTAAGATCGTCATGTCCTACTACGAGGGAGATAACCCGCTGAAGAAGAAGGTAGCGTCCGTGCTGCTGGAATCCTTCCTCTTTTACTCTGGTTTCTTCCTGCCGATGCACTTCTCGTCGCGAGCAAAGCTGACGAACACGGCCGACATCATCCGCCTCATTATTCGTGATGAGGCCGTTCACGGCTACTACATCGGCTACAAGTTCCAGCAGGGCTACAAGGAGCTTTCGGAGCCGGAGCAGGAAGAGTTGAAGGGCTATGCCTTCGACTTGCTCTACGATCTCTATGAGAACGAGATTGACTACACCGAGGACCTTTACGATGAACTGGGCTGGACCGAGGATGTGAAGCGCTTCCTGCGCTACAACGCCAACAAGGCGCTGAACAACCTAGGTTTCGAAGGTCTCTTCCCCGCGGATGAAACCCGCGTGTCCCCAGCGATCCTGTCTTCGTTGTCTCCGAACGCCGATGAGAACCATGACTTCTTCTCTGGCTCCGGCTCTTCCTACGTAATTGGCAAGGCCGAGGAAACCACCGACGACGACTGGGACTTCTAA
- a CDS encoding FadR/GntR family transcriptional regulator produces MTPSFDGMTDSSAPLLSTVLDALGTDIVSGTLAAGDRFTLTDLCARFGISRTVAREAMRALEHLGMVSSSRRVGITVLPISEWAVYDPAIISWRLGSEKSRDSQRTSLNDLRLAIEPVAAGLAAQHASPEDKEEILELAHRLQVTPTRRVGEHLATDLRFHAMVLHASGNEMFTALSPYLLSMVRGRSLYGSRKRNPTAGTAQLHLDLAEAIHRGDSPEAEKIARAILIEARANKD; encoded by the coding sequence ATGACCCCAAGTTTCGATGGAATGACTGACTCCTCCGCTCCCCTCCTCAGTACCGTGCTCGACGCTTTGGGCACGGACATCGTCAGCGGCACGCTGGCAGCCGGTGATCGATTTACGCTCACTGATCTCTGCGCGCGTTTCGGTATTTCCCGAACCGTAGCCCGCGAAGCCATGCGCGCGCTCGAGCACCTAGGGATGGTCTCCTCGTCACGCCGAGTAGGTATTACAGTGCTCCCCATCAGTGAATGGGCGGTCTACGATCCCGCAATCATTTCTTGGCGTTTAGGATCCGAGAAATCGCGCGATAGCCAGCGCACCTCTCTTAATGATCTGCGTCTCGCCATCGAGCCTGTCGCCGCGGGCTTAGCCGCGCAGCACGCTTCCCCAGAAGATAAGGAAGAGATTTTGGAGCTGGCCCACCGACTTCAGGTCACGCCAACGCGGCGCGTGGGCGAGCACCTCGCCACAGATCTGCGCTTCCACGCCATGGTTCTCCATGCCTCAGGCAATGAAATGTTCACTGCGCTAAGCCCCTATCTCCTATCCATGGTGCGCGGGCGCTCCCTCTATGGTTCCCGCAAGCGCAACCCCACGGCCGGCACCGCACAGCTCCACCTCGATCTAGCGGAGGCAATCCACCGCGGTGACTCCCCCGAGGCAGAAAAAATCGCACGCGCCATTCTCATTGAGGCGCGTGCGAATAAAGACTAG
- the nrdE gene encoding class 1b ribonucleoside-diphosphate reductase subunit alpha: MTTQLGKTVAEPVKPEEQLDYHALNALLNLYDENGNIQFDKDREAANQFFLQHVNQNTVYFHDLEEKMRYLVDNKYYEPELLEQYDFDFIKSLFKRAYAFKFRFKTFLGAYKYYTSYTLKTFDGRRYLERFEDRVSMTALFLADGDTKVAEHLVDEIMTGRFQPATPTFLNAGKAQRGELVSCFLLRIEDNMESIGRSINSALQLSKRGGGVALLLSNIRESGAPIKHIENQSSGVIPVMKLLEDSFSYANQLGARQGAGAVYLNAHHPDIMNFLDTKRENADEKIRIKTLSLGIVIPDITFELAKNNDDMYLFSPYDVERVYGKAFGDISVTEHYEEMVEDPRIRKKKINARHFFQTVAELQFESGYPYIMFEDTVNRANPVKTGRINMSNLCSEILQVNSPSELNEDLTYKTLGSDISCNLGSLNIAATMDSPDFALTVETAIRGLTAVSDKTAINSVPSVRKGNDDSHAIGLGQMNLHGYLGREHIEYGSEEGLDFTNAYFAAIMYAALRASNKLARERGEYFSEFPESDYASGEFFDRYDPADFAPRTEKVKELFAKSSIHTPSAEEWAQLKVDVAKHGIYNRNLQAVPPTGSISYINNSTSSIHPIASKIEIRKEGKIGRVYYPAPHMDNDNLEYFKDSYEIGYEKIIDTYAEATKYVDQGLSLTLFFKDTATTRDINRAQIYAWRKGIKTLYYIRLRQMALEGTEVEGCVSCML, encoded by the coding sequence GTGACCACGCAATTGGGTAAGACCGTCGCTGAACCTGTGAAGCCAGAGGAGCAGCTGGATTACCATGCGCTCAACGCACTTCTGAACCTGTATGACGAGAACGGCAACATTCAGTTCGACAAGGACCGTGAGGCCGCGAACCAATTCTTCCTCCAGCATGTCAACCAGAACACCGTCTACTTCCATGATCTGGAAGAAAAGATGCGCTATCTGGTGGACAACAAATACTACGAGCCGGAACTGCTCGAGCAGTACGACTTTGATTTCATTAAGTCCCTGTTCAAGCGTGCCTACGCCTTCAAGTTCCGTTTTAAGACCTTCCTGGGTGCCTACAAGTACTACACCTCGTACACGCTGAAGACCTTCGACGGCCGCCGCTACCTCGAGCGCTTCGAAGACCGCGTGTCCATGACCGCACTCTTCTTGGCGGATGGTGACACCAAGGTGGCTGAGCACCTTGTAGATGAAATCATGACCGGCCGCTTCCAGCCGGCTACCCCGACCTTCCTCAACGCCGGCAAGGCTCAGCGTGGCGAGCTGGTGTCCTGCTTCCTGCTGCGTATCGAGGACAACATGGAGTCCATCGGCCGCTCCATTAACTCCGCTCTGCAGCTGTCTAAGCGCGGCGGCGGCGTGGCCCTGTTGCTGTCCAACATCCGTGAATCTGGCGCGCCCATCAAGCACATTGAGAACCAGTCTTCCGGCGTCATCCCCGTGATGAAGCTGTTGGAGGATTCCTTCTCCTACGCGAACCAGCTGGGTGCTCGCCAGGGCGCTGGTGCGGTTTACCTCAACGCGCACCACCCGGACATCATGAATTTCCTCGACACCAAGCGCGAGAATGCGGATGAGAAGATCCGCATTAAGACACTGTCGCTCGGCATCGTGATCCCGGATATCACCTTCGAGCTGGCGAAGAACAACGACGATATGTACCTGTTCAGCCCGTATGACGTCGAGCGCGTCTACGGCAAGGCCTTCGGCGATATTTCCGTTACTGAGCACTACGAGGAGATGGTCGAGGATCCGCGTATCCGCAAGAAGAAGATCAACGCTCGCCACTTCTTCCAGACCGTTGCGGAGCTGCAGTTCGAATCCGGTTACCCGTACATCATGTTCGAGGACACCGTGAACCGCGCGAACCCGGTCAAGACCGGTCGCATCAACATGTCGAACCTCTGCTCGGAGATTCTGCAGGTCAACTCCCCGTCGGAGCTCAACGAGGACCTCACCTACAAGACCTTGGGCAGCGATATTTCCTGCAACCTTGGCTCCCTGAACATTGCCGCCACCATGGATTCCCCGGACTTCGCGCTGACGGTGGAGACTGCTATCCGTGGTTTGACCGCGGTGTCGGATAAGACCGCCATCAACTCTGTTCCTTCCGTGCGCAAGGGCAACGATGATTCCCATGCCATTGGCCTGGGCCAGATGAACCTGCACGGTTACCTCGGCCGCGAGCACATTGAGTATGGCTCCGAGGAAGGCTTGGACTTCACCAACGCCTACTTCGCCGCCATCATGTACGCCGCGCTGCGCGCCTCCAACAAGCTGGCCCGCGAACGCGGCGAGTACTTCAGCGAGTTCCCCGAGTCTGACTACGCTAGTGGCGAGTTCTTCGACCGCTATGATCCGGCTGACTTTGCTCCCCGTACGGAGAAGGTCAAGGAGCTCTTCGCCAAGTCCTCGATCCACACCCCGTCGGCAGAGGAGTGGGCGCAGCTGAAGGTGGACGTCGCCAAGCACGGCATTTACAACCGCAACCTGCAGGCGGTGCCGCCGACCGGATCGATTTCCTACATCAATAACTCGACCTCTTCGATCCACCCGATTGCCTCTAAGATTGAGATTCGTAAGGAAGGCAAGATCGGCCGCGTCTACTACCCGGCGCCGCACATGGACAACGACAACCTGGAGTACTTCAAGGACTCCTACGAGATCGGCTACGAGAAGATCATTGACACCTACGCCGAGGCCACGAAGTACGTTGATCAAGGTCTGTCGCTGACGCTGTTTTTCAAGGACACCGCCACTACCCGCGATATCAACCGTGCTCAGATTTACGCTTGGCGCAAGGGTATTAAGACTCTCTACTACATCCGTCTGCGTCAGATGGCGCTGGAGGGAACCGAGGTTGAGGGCTGCGTTTCCTGCATGCTCTAG
- the nrdI gene encoding class Ib ribonucleoside-diphosphate reductase assembly flavoprotein NrdI produces the protein MLVVYFSSATENTHRFVEKLGLPSARIPLRLSDEPLTVNEPYVLICPTYGGGASMSGRNTRPVPKQVIRFLNDEHNRSFIRAVVAGGNSNFGSDFGKAGDVIAAKCKVPYVYRFELLGTEEDVTICREGLLANAAALGLAA, from the coding sequence ATGTTGGTCGTGTATTTCTCTTCCGCTACGGAAAACACCCACCGCTTCGTCGAGAAGCTCGGCCTTCCCAGCGCCCGCATCCCGCTGCGTCTCAGCGATGAGCCCCTCACCGTGAATGAACCCTACGTCTTGATTTGTCCGACGTATGGGGGAGGGGCATCGATGAGCGGGCGCAACACCCGGCCTGTTCCCAAGCAGGTCATTCGTTTTCTGAATGACGAACACAACCGCAGCTTCATCCGCGCTGTCGTAGCCGGAGGCAACAGCAACTTCGGCAGTGACTTTGGCAAGGCCGGCGACGTCATCGCCGCCAAGTGTAAGGTTCCTTATGTGTACCGCTTCGAGCTTCTCGGAACCGAGGAAGATGTCACAATTTGCCGTGAAGGCCTCTTGGCCAACGCGGCTGCTTTAGGTTTAGCCGCCTAA
- the nrdH gene encoding glutaredoxin-like protein NrdH → MSITLYTKPACVQCNATKKALDRAGLDYETVDISLDDDARDYVMALGYVQAPVVEAHGEHWSGFRPDRIKALSVMAASA, encoded by the coding sequence ATGAGCATCACCCTCTACACCAAGCCCGCTTGCGTCCAGTGCAACGCCACCAAGAAGGCTCTTGACCGTGCTGGTCTCGACTATGAAACGGTGGATATCAGCCTGGATGATGATGCCCGTGACTACGTCATGGCTCTGGGCTACGTCCAGGCGCCGGTCGTTGAGGCTCACGGTGAGCACTGGTCCGGTTTCCGCCCTGACCGCATCAAGGCTCTCTCCGTTATGGCGGCGAGCGCCTAG
- the ykgO gene encoding type B 50S ribosomal protein L36, whose product MKVRKSLRSLKKKPGAQVIRRHGKVFVINKKDPRFKARQG is encoded by the coding sequence ATGAAGGTTCGCAAGTCGCTTCGGTCGCTGAAGAAGAAGCCGGGCGCCCAGGTTATTCGCCGCCACGGTAAGGTCTTCGTGATCAACAAGAAGGATCCGCGCTTCAAGGCTCGCCAGGGCTAA
- a CDS encoding sugar porter family MFS transporter, producing MNKDTYVMIVAGVAALGGLLFGYDTGVMSGALLFVGPEFGMSAHEEGLVTSMLLVGAAVGALAAGRVASVIGRRRTLIAGGLIFVAGSVWCALANSAAELATARTFLGVAVGAVSIVSPMYISEITPAAVRGRMVSLNTLMIVVGQLLAYGVNSLLAASGSWHWMLGLAAVPGGALALGMVLLPDTPAWLAAQGRTREAAAVSARVGARGAELEHSARPNTGEWRALRRHRWMRWAIALAMLMGLTQQITGVNAIVYFAPTMMNQVGISTTNSVYTSMVIGVVSVAACLVGLRVVDRLGRRRLLLAGLSGNVVSLVVLAVAYHFAYDSTPLAMLALTCMAAFIAFQQAAVSPATWLLMSEIVPPEVRGLGMGIAGLVLWVSNWAVAQFFLPVVEWLGGSLAFGIFAVLGLVAVGYTRALVPETAGKSLEDVAEQLRSRYSES from the coding sequence GTGAACAAAGATACTTACGTCATGATCGTCGCAGGCGTAGCCGCCCTGGGCGGCCTGCTCTTCGGATATGACACCGGAGTGATGTCTGGTGCCCTTCTCTTCGTGGGGCCGGAATTCGGCATGTCCGCCCATGAGGAAGGGCTGGTGACCTCGATGCTGTTGGTTGGCGCGGCAGTCGGTGCGCTGGCAGCTGGGCGTGTGGCGAGCGTAATCGGGCGGCGTCGAACCCTCATCGCCGGTGGACTCATCTTCGTGGCTGGTTCCGTGTGGTGTGCGCTTGCAAACTCAGCTGCGGAACTTGCTACCGCCCGCACATTCCTTGGCGTGGCGGTGGGCGCGGTGTCCATCGTCTCCCCGATGTACATCTCCGAAATCACCCCGGCGGCTGTGCGGGGCCGGATGGTCTCCCTCAACACGCTCATGATCGTCGTCGGGCAGCTGCTCGCGTACGGGGTGAACTCGCTGTTGGCTGCAAGCGGCAGCTGGCATTGGATGCTCGGGCTGGCCGCGGTCCCGGGTGGGGCGCTGGCGCTCGGCATGGTGTTACTCCCCGATACCCCGGCGTGGCTCGCGGCACAAGGTCGAACGCGCGAGGCTGCCGCAGTCAGCGCTCGGGTTGGCGCGCGGGGAGCGGAGTTGGAACATAGCGCGCGGCCGAACACGGGTGAATGGCGAGCTTTGCGACGCCACCGCTGGATGCGCTGGGCCATCGCGCTTGCCATGCTCATGGGCCTGACCCAGCAGATTACGGGTGTTAACGCCATCGTGTACTTCGCACCCACGATGATGAACCAGGTGGGTATCTCCACCACCAACTCGGTGTATACGTCGATGGTGATTGGTGTGGTGTCTGTCGCGGCGTGCCTAGTGGGCTTGCGCGTGGTCGACCGACTGGGGCGCCGTCGGTTGTTGCTAGCAGGATTAAGTGGCAACGTTGTGTCGCTCGTGGTCCTCGCTGTGGCTTATCACTTCGCCTATGATTCCACTCCGCTGGCTATGCTGGCGCTGACGTGCATGGCGGCGTTCATTGCCTTCCAGCAGGCGGCGGTCTCCCCGGCCACGTGGCTGCTCATGTCAGAAATTGTGCCGCCCGAAGTTCGCGGCTTGGGCATGGGAATCGCCGGGCTGGTGTTGTGGGTGAGTAACTGGGCGGTGGCGCAGTTCTTCTTGCCGGTGGTCGAGTGGCTCGGCGGCTCGCTGGCCTTCGGAATCTTTGCGGTCTTAGGCCTCGTCGCGGTGGGGTATACCCGCGCACTCGTTCCGGAAACGGCGGGGAAGAGCCTCGAGGATGTTGCCGAACAGCTTCGCTCCCGCTACTCCGAAAGCTGA
- the nadE gene encoding ammonia-dependent NAD(+) synthetase: MGVMSHESSDLQHDIIKALGVKPRIDPAEEVERRVAFLVDYLRTTGAKGFVLGISGGQDSTLAGRLAQLAVARVDGAHFWAVRLPHGVQADEDDAQIALDFIEPDYSLTVNIAEATTALDGAVANAMQQDSLRDFNRGNLKARLRMAAQYALAGEVGALVIGTDHAAENVTAFFTKWGDGAADILPLAGLNKRQGAQLLKHLGAPDSTWKKVPTADLEDDRPLLSDEEALGVTYTHIDDYLEGKDVPDDARERIETLWRGGAHKRTMPLGPTSA, translated from the coding sequence ATGGGCGTCATGTCACATGAATCCTCAGACCTCCAGCACGACATCATCAAGGCCCTCGGCGTAAAACCCCGTATCGATCCAGCAGAAGAGGTTGAGCGCCGCGTCGCTTTCTTGGTGGACTATCTTCGCACCACCGGTGCGAAGGGCTTTGTCCTGGGCATCTCTGGTGGTCAGGACTCCACCCTGGCCGGACGCTTGGCACAGCTGGCGGTAGCCCGCGTCGACGGCGCGCATTTCTGGGCCGTGCGCCTTCCCCACGGAGTGCAGGCCGACGAGGATGACGCACAGATCGCTCTGGACTTCATCGAGCCTGACTACTCCCTCACCGTCAACATTGCCGAGGCCACCACAGCTCTCGACGGCGCCGTCGCCAACGCCATGCAACAAGACTCTCTGAGGGATTTCAATCGAGGCAACCTCAAGGCGCGTCTGCGCATGGCTGCACAGTATGCGCTAGCCGGCGAGGTCGGTGCGCTAGTCATCGGTACCGACCACGCCGCCGAAAACGTCACAGCTTTCTTTACCAAGTGGGGCGATGGCGCTGCCGACATCCTGCCTCTCGCCGGGCTCAACAAGCGCCAGGGCGCTCAACTCCTGAAACATCTCGGCGCACCGGATTCCACGTGGAAGAAGGTACCAACTGCTGACTTGGAGGATGACCGCCCCTTGCTCTCTGATGAAGAAGCTCTCGGCGTCACCTACACCCACATCGATGACTACCTCGAGGGCAAGGACGTGCCTGACGACGCCCGCGAGCGCATCGAAACCCTCTGGCGCGGCGGCGCCCACAAGCGCACCATGCCGCTGGGCCCTACAAGCGCCTAA
- a CDS encoding HNH endonuclease signature motif containing protein, with translation MGDIETYLRLRNSGIALVEHIPGTPDELRALGADASDATELSQLHQVYFGPTRFTGKQRKARAAALQQRHSLGTLTLIETYTSKVKKTLDAWNLRAKLAATPAHRIPHVAAQRLKELRAKRTAKPGVRITYREQGPNTLSITDDATTIANMRAVLESTNTTDLLQAANDIFFNQASGTKPAVRTQVIITLNELDQIINGDGDEIQLNLTNGARMTGAEFLTHKFAEIGYATIVHPLDGPINTWRLSRGANLNQRLSLHAEFHTCSRPGCNKPADYCQVHHLIPWQAGGFTNIKNLTFLCAYHNGINDDDPQRPTGRGYMYRLNTGVSFIPPWGAPITAMPEYQEALARLNTEKAAAKTQATAPTQTPATAQGAATTPGTASQSQAVPEQPPDPPPDSS, from the coding sequence ATGGGGGATATCGAAACCTACCTCCGCCTTCGCAACTCGGGGATTGCACTGGTGGAACATATACCTGGCACACCCGATGAACTCCGCGCGCTCGGCGCCGATGCCTCTGATGCCACCGAGCTTTCACAGCTGCACCAGGTCTACTTCGGCCCCACCCGCTTTACCGGTAAACAACGCAAAGCCCGTGCTGCAGCCCTTCAACAACGCCACAGCCTCGGCACCCTCACACTGATTGAAACCTACACCTCCAAGGTGAAAAAGACCCTGGATGCCTGGAACCTCCGCGCAAAACTCGCCGCAACACCCGCACACCGCATCCCACATGTTGCCGCCCAACGGCTTAAAGAACTGCGTGCTAAAAGAACCGCCAAACCAGGCGTACGCATCACCTACCGGGAACAAGGCCCCAACACCCTTTCCATTACTGACGATGCCACCACGATTGCCAACATGCGCGCAGTCTTAGAATCCACCAACACCACCGACCTCCTTCAAGCCGCCAACGACATCTTCTTCAACCAAGCAAGCGGTACAAAGCCGGCCGTGCGCACCCAAGTCATCATCACCCTGAATGAGCTCGACCAAATCATCAACGGCGACGGGGACGAAATCCAGCTCAACCTGACTAACGGCGCGCGCATGACAGGCGCAGAGTTTCTCACCCACAAATTCGCCGAAATAGGCTACGCCACCATCGTCCACCCTCTTGACGGGCCCATCAACACCTGGCGCCTATCGCGCGGAGCAAACCTCAACCAACGCCTTAGCCTGCACGCGGAATTCCACACCTGCTCAAGACCAGGCTGCAACAAACCAGCCGATTACTGCCAAGTCCACCACCTCATCCCCTGGCAAGCAGGTGGCTTTACCAACATCAAAAACCTCACCTTCCTGTGCGCCTACCACAACGGCATTAACGACGATGACCCACAAAGACCTACCGGACGCGGCTACATGTACCGACTCAACACCGGGGTTAGCTTCATCCCACCCTGGGGTGCACCGATAACCGCAATGCCGGAATACCAAGAAGCACTAGCCAGACTCAACACCGAGAAAGCAGCCGCAAAGACACAGGCCACAGCACCAACCCAAACCCCAGCCACAGCCCAAGGAGCTGCAACAACACCGGGCACAGCCAGCCAAAGCCAAGCAGTACCAGAACAGCCACCAGACCCACCACCCGACAGCAGCTAA
- a CDS encoding fructosamine kinase family protein codes for MLGSMDVYTKSVARADQAGAEAAGLRWLAAARKDVVVEVAGLTDSTISTRRVAQARPSAAAARAFGEALRQVHQAGAPAFGAPPEGWEGANFIGRVEQPCEPCESWGEFYAEQRVVPFIEGLPEGLRDSVYMAAEAIAAVDWDVEPARIHGDLWAGNVLFQENTAVMIDPAAHGGHPWTDLAMLELFGTPYYDEILRGYGAGEEYRKWVPMHQLHPLAVHSMTHGPAYYAPLEQAARATLEALR; via the coding sequence ATGCTGGGGAGCATGGATGTTTACACAAAGTCAGTAGCACGAGCCGATCAAGCCGGGGCGGAGGCTGCGGGCCTGCGCTGGTTAGCAGCCGCACGAAAGGACGTTGTGGTGGAAGTTGCGGGGCTGACAGATTCGACGATTAGTACGCGTCGAGTAGCGCAGGCGCGACCGAGTGCTGCTGCAGCGCGGGCGTTTGGTGAAGCGCTGCGGCAGGTTCATCAGGCAGGCGCCCCAGCTTTCGGCGCACCGCCAGAGGGGTGGGAAGGTGCGAACTTCATTGGACGCGTGGAACAACCCTGCGAACCATGTGAATCCTGGGGTGAGTTCTACGCAGAACAGCGGGTGGTGCCATTTATAGAAGGACTTCCGGAGGGGCTGCGGGACAGCGTATATATGGCGGCCGAAGCTATAGCCGCCGTGGACTGGGACGTTGAGCCTGCACGAATTCATGGTGATTTATGGGCAGGAAATGTTTTGTTCCAGGAGAACACGGCGGTCATGATTGACCCTGCAGCGCACGGCGGACATCCGTGGACGGATTTGGCCATGCTGGAACTGTTCGGAACGCCCTACTATGACGAGATACTGCGGGGCTATGGGGCGGGTGAGGAGTACCGGAAGTGGGTGCCGATGCATCAGTTGCACCCACTTGCGGTTCACTCGATGACGCATGGTCCGGCTTACTATGCTCCGCTTGAGCAGGCTGCGCGTGCCACCCTTGAGGCATTGCGATGA
- a CDS encoding DsbA family protein codes for MSTVKDPNSKSNSGFVWGLAVLLVIIAVVIGYIVYQGRGAKTDELKDYPVEPVSMEMSFADNAVTLKAPDAPKDATEVDLYEDFSCPHCGDLAKETDGQMKDAIDAGELIVHVRTLNFLDGSPNGLESIKSNTGHSSKTAAAMEQVAKSGDATLYWNLRKYLMENQSKLANQWEMKDFADAAQILGADEATVKAIKEAKVGEGNPVVTSNYEKLEKETGSVSSPRIIKDGKDIPEDDKTSIMEWVNIVTEK; via the coding sequence ATGAGTACAGTCAAAGACCCCAACTCCAAGAGTAATAGTGGATTCGTCTGGGGCCTCGCTGTTCTGCTGGTCATTATCGCTGTGGTAATCGGCTACATCGTTTATCAGGGGCGGGGTGCAAAGACCGATGAGCTGAAGGATTATCCCGTTGAGCCAGTCTCTATGGAGATGAGCTTTGCGGACAACGCGGTGACGCTCAAGGCGCCGGATGCCCCCAAGGACGCTACCGAGGTAGACCTGTATGAGGACTTCTCCTGCCCGCACTGTGGCGACCTGGCGAAGGAGACCGACGGACAGATGAAGGACGCTATTGATGCGGGTGAGCTCATCGTGCACGTGCGTACCTTGAACTTCCTCGATGGCAGCCCGAACGGACTGGAGAGCATCAAGTCCAACACGGGACACTCCTCCAAGACTGCGGCTGCGATGGAGCAGGTAGCAAAGTCCGGTGACGCCACGCTGTACTGGAACCTGCGTAAGTACCTCATGGAGAACCAGTCCAAGCTGGCCAACCAGTGGGAAATGAAGGATTTCGCTGATGCTGCGCAGATCCTGGGTGCCGATGAGGCCACGGTGAAGGCCATCAAGGAAGCCAAGGTTGGTGAAGGAAACCCGGTGGTGACCTCGAACTACGAAAAGCTTGAAAAGGAAACCGGTAGCGTGTCCTCGCCGCGCATCATCAAGGATGGCAAGGATATCCCGGAGGATGATAAGACCTCCATCATGGAATGGGTCAACATCGTTACTGAGAAGTAA
- a CDS encoding MauE/DoxX family redox-associated membrane protein: MFKNKISATLVLDVISAFARFYMAYVWIKAGASKLSDQLAVSQSIKAYEIFTPEWSHYLSYLIGPLEVCGGLLLLLGLFLRQSAWVGQIVLVLFMIGIAQAWARGLGIDCGCFSVSPDEDAQVMNYMMTLLRDVFYSVLMVWTIKRPFTKFALHP; the protein is encoded by the coding sequence GTGTTTAAAAATAAGATCAGCGCAACGCTCGTGCTGGACGTTATCAGTGCGTTTGCGCGATTTTATATGGCCTATGTGTGGATTAAAGCGGGAGCGTCGAAGCTGTCGGACCAGCTCGCGGTATCGCAAAGCATCAAGGCATATGAAATCTTTACCCCAGAGTGGTCCCACTATTTGTCCTATCTGATTGGCCCGCTTGAAGTGTGCGGCGGCCTGTTGCTCCTGCTGGGGCTGTTCCTGCGTCAATCGGCGTGGGTGGGGCAGATTGTCCTCGTTCTGTTCATGATCGGCATCGCGCAGGCATGGGCGCGGGGACTCGGGATTGACTGCGGGTGTTTCTCCGTTAGCCCTGATGAGGACGCGCAAGTGATGAACTACATGATGACACTGCTGCGTGATGTCTTCTATTCTGTCTTAATGGTGTGGACGATCAAGCGTCCTTTCACCAAGTTTGCATTGCACCCTTAA
- a CDS encoding MauE/DoxX family redox-associated membrane protein: MTTAQRASVLDLASALARFGMAAVWIIAGIQKLDARMEMAQAIRAYGIFTPEWSEYLAYLIAPLEIVGGLLLLLGLFLREASAVAAVVLVLFMVGISQAWARGLVIDCGCFGYDPNDVSQGMNYALTLLRDAFFLILTAWTIWRPYRRYALHP; encoded by the coding sequence ATGACAACCGCACAGCGCGCCTCGGTGCTTGACCTGGCCAGCGCGCTCGCCCGATTCGGCATGGCTGCCGTGTGGATTATCGCCGGCATACAGAAACTAGACGCCCGGATGGAGATGGCACAGGCCATCCGGGCCTATGGCATCTTCACCCCGGAATGGTCCGAGTACTTGGCCTACCTCATTGCACCGCTTGAAATTGTAGGAGGGCTGCTGCTGTTGCTGGGCCTGTTCTTGAGGGAGGCGTCGGCAGTCGCTGCGGTGGTCCTAGTCCTGTTCATGGTGGGCATTTCTCAGGCGTGGGCGCGTGGGTTAGTCATCGATTGTGGGTGTTTTGGCTATGACCCCAACGACGTGAGCCAAGGTATGAACTACGCGCTGACGCTGCTTCGCGACGCCTTCTTCCTCATCCTCACCGCGTGGACGATCTGGCGTCCATATCGTCGTTACGCTCTCCACCCGTAA